Genomic DNA from Melospiza georgiana isolate bMelGeo1 chromosome 3, bMelGeo1.pri, whole genome shotgun sequence:
TCCAGATGGAAGAAATGAATATTCTCTATGTGGAGACTTCTTCTCTGAAAAACTAAAATTTACTTGTGCAAAAAACTTCATGCTGGGAAGACTTGAGTAGTGCATTTATTCAATGTTTAGAAGCTACTCACTCTTATCAGGGCATGATTAGGAAATGGTCCTTAATAACTTCTCTAAGGCCATGGGGTTAAATGATGTCACCCTGGTTGTGGCAATCACTCCTCCTGCTGTCATCACTGCTGCCTCGAGGGTTCTTGGTGAGCTATCTCCAGGGAGAAGCAAAAAACACCCCCTGGAAGATTAACCTCCATTTCAGGAATGTTGTGTCAGCAACAAACATCCCCAGAGGACTGAGCTCTGTCCTCAGTGCAGCTCTAACAAAAATCTCTCTTCTTCCTGAAGCTGCCTTCACACCAAGCCAGAAAATGCAGTTTCTATAGTCAAAATTAGGTCCAGGATCTGTTTGAAGAACATGGTACtaagcacagattttttttttttttttcaagaaactAAGCTAAAAGACTCTGTTACAACCCCAGGATCTTGTGTGGGGGTGTTTATTGTGGGATTTGTATTGTCATTTCTTCTTGGAGATGCTGGAAAAGGTCAGAATAGCCAGAAATGATGATAAGAGGGTAAGGAGAGCAATATAAAGTGCAGGAAACTCCAAGTCTAAACTCAGCTCTTAAGACAAATCCAAAAGGCTTCAGGGAGTGCTGGCTTTAAACGTGACCCAATGACACATCTGTTCCTTGGGTGCCCTGGCTGCAAGCTCAGCCttcaccctgccatggcaagtGCCAAACTCAGAGCCTGCTCTGGGTCAGTCCCCAGCTGGTGCCACCTCCACACCTGCAAGGGCCTTGGATGGAACCCAACCGTGGCCAGGGAATTCACACTGGACACAGGAGGAGGCAGGTGAGGATAACAGAAGTGGAGAACAAAACCCCCTTAAATCAGCCACACAACCCATTTCAAATCCAGTATAATCCAGTCTGTCCCTGAGGGCTGATGAACCCTTTTGCCTGCCCTgaagcccagccccagggaggaaCCCTGCCAGACCAAAATTGTTAGTGAGGAACCCGCtcgcccagcagcagctccaaactCAGCTCACGCCCACTCGAGATCCAGGCTCCGCCCAGCAATGGGACAAACTGACTCCGAAGGATCCTCGGCACGGCAGGAGCTGCTTTTGCCAGGCACAGAGCCAGGTGTAACTGGGACAGCACCAGTTCGaacttcccaaatttccttcCAAATCCTGGAACatgcctgctcccagccctaGGGCACCACTGAGCAGCACGTGGTAACTGCTGGTAACAGGGCACAATCCCTGTGTGTTTTCCTCTCAGGTCCTTTGTGACATGCTGAGGCAAAACCCAGCCCAAAGgccagctgagcagcagagaaatgaCACCTGCCAGCACCCAAATTTACACAATATCCTCAGAGGCAGCCATGCCACTGACTGTACACACCCAGGAgaaaccaggagctgcctgggacaCCACAAACCCTGAATGATCCCTAACCTGGGGTAACAGGAGGTGTCCAAGCACAGCCTAAAccttcctcagcagctcctttaAAATCATGGCTCTTTATTGATTGCAGCTTTTGCATTAGTGCTAAATACCCAGGATTTGGTACTGCTGCCATCCTTGCTGGCTGTAATTGAGCAGGGTCAGAGTTCACAGTGATTTCGGTCACTTAGGGCGTGTTTGGGTCATTTTAGAGGTGATATAAATCCAGATGTATCCAGACTATTACTAGAGAGACCTTTTCCCTGTGTATGACCTGGGTGTACATTTCCCTACCTTTATAAAAAAAACTGctctcctctctgcctgctAAAAATTGaatataaaaaggcaaaaatcatcCCCTTCCAAACCCTCTTCTCAGTTATCTGTTTCAAAGGTGTATAAAtccagcaaagaaacaaaatcaaaagCAACTTCTAAAAATGGTAGAAAGATAATAGAGTCATGATTTCCTTATTTCTCCATTTTGACAACTGCCCAAATGCTGGGTTTTGATGTCTCACCATGAGGATGTGTTTCACTTGCAATGAGCTCCTGATATAGGTGCAGGTgtttgaaaatggaaaacaacCTCAAGAGCTCCCATTCTCCACCTGTTTCTTACaccttgctgctgcaggggaacaTTTCTTGGATCATTTTCTTTACACAGCAGCGCTTTTAACCCTGGCTTTTCACACTCAGCCAAAGATATGCCATAAAAATTACAGGGTTTAGGTATTATGTGggcattttcctttctgtcagAGCTCTTTTTTGAGCTGTTGTGTTTTACTGTGAGCACAATACAAAATTAATTCACTTTGTGGGTTCGAGTATGTGCTTTGCATCTAAACCACATTACATTTGTATTCTGTTATAACTTAAACAGCTAgtcagaaatataaaataaaaaaaccccaggagcTTCTTATAGCAATACAGTGGTTAAGCTCATCCTAATAAGTATAAACTATTTTTCAAATCAAACCTTATTTTTAGTGAGAATAAAGGCTACTGCTTTACAATGGTGATACAAGCTGAGCCTCTCAGAACACATGGGAAGTTCAGGCTGTTACAAAAAATATACCTTGTATGTGTTCTTTTCCTGTAAGTCAATCCTATCTAAGCTCACCTGTGACAAAGCTGCTGCTTCAACCCCTTTTTTTGCAACGGTTCTGCAAAAACCAGACCTTCAAAACCTaccaaggacaggtgggatgGCACAGCAGGTCCTGAGCTAAGGAGGGAAAAGCTGCAAGGTGCCACACCGAGATTTATAAAAGAGAAAGGCTGGGGCTGCCGAGCGAGGAGTCAAACCATCCCTCCTTCAGGGCGGCATTCCCGGCGTTATGAACCCCATCCCGCTCCATCCCTCCGTCAGTTCCCGGCTCTCTCAGGGCTGAGGGCGGGAACCCCCGGGCTGTGAGCCCCATCCCGCACTATCCCTCCCTCCGTTCCCGGCTCCCTGAGGGATGAGAGCGGCATTCCCCGGGCTGTGACCCtcatcctgctccatccctccctcaaCTCCGGCTCCCTAAGGGCTGAGGGCGGCATTCCCTGGGCTGTGAGGCCCATCCCACACTACCCTTCCCTCAGCTCCCGGCTCCCTCAGGACTGAGGGCGGGAACTCCCGGGTTGTGAGCCCCACCCCGCACCCTCCATCCTTCAGCTCGCTGAGGGAGGGTGGCGGCATTCCTCGGGCTGTGAGATTCTCTGGGCTATGAGCCCCATGCCGCTCCATGCCTCCCTCAGTTCCCGGCTCCCTGAGGGATGAGAGCGGCATTTCTCCCTGAACTCCGGCTCCCTGAGGGCCCTATGCGaccccatccctccctcagTTCCCGGCTCCCTGAGGGATGACAGCGACATTCCCCGGGCTGTGAGCCCCATTCCGCTCCATTCCTCCCTCAGGGCTGAGGGTggcattccctgtgctgtgaGACCCATCCCTCCCTCAGCTCCGGCTCCCTGAGGGCGGCATTCCCCGGGCTGTGACCCCCATCCTTCCCTCAGGTCCCGGCTCCCTCAAGGTTGAGGGCGGCATTCCCTGGGCTGTGAGCCCCGTCCCGTTCCCCCCCTCCCTCAGCTCCGGCTCCCTGAGGGGCCCCCCCGGCCGCGCCCTGGCGCCCCCCCGCGGTCACGAGCACAGCGCGAGacgagcccggcccggcccagccagGCGGGAAAACCTCCCCTAAGCCCCTGAGCCGGCGCGCGTCTCCTCTTATAGGCGTCCGCGCCGTTCGCCGGCAGGCGGGTGGAAGGGGGCGTTTCGCTGGGCGGTGGAGCAGCGCGCAGGCGCGCGGCGGGCAGCCCGGCGTGACGCGCGGCGGAAGGCCCCGTTCTGGAAGCATCCCGGCCCGTTCCCGtcccgctcccgctccgctCCGGCCCGGCCATGCCCGAGAGCGCGGCCGGCAGAGCCCCCGCCGGGGCCGGCGGCAAGGCCAAGGGTGCCTACCAGGACCGCGACAAGCCCGCCCAGATCCGCTTCAGCAACATCGCCGCCGGCAAAGGtgcggcggccgcgggggaaaccgggcccggccccgcgtGGTTCGCGATTGGGGCGGGGGGCGATGGAGCCCCGGGGCTGGCACCGGCCGGGCCGTGCCCGGGCTGCGAGCGGGCGTTGCCTGGGTGTGAGGGCCGGGATGCGGCCCTGGGCGCTGACTCGAGCCCCGTTCTGCTCCTTTGTGAGTGCCCAGAGCTAAAATGGCTGCAGACAAGGGGCCCGataaaaatggtttaaaaacaaagaactgTGGAAATCAGGCCTGCGACTGCAGCCTTTTCCATCGTTCCGCTCCTTGGGATCCTTTACTCTGCCTGGGGGCTTTCAAGGGACAGGGATTTTCTGTTTAGAAAAGATGTTTGAATGATGGAGCGTTTGTAAGTGCTTGAAATCAGCTTGGAAACgttttcttctcttcccagcCGTTGCCGATGCTATTAGAACGAGCCTTGGACCAAAGGGAATGGATAAAATGGtaaactttttgttttaaattatcaAAACATTTAGCTTACTGGAGATACTGTAAATTCAACATGGCTTTTAGATGATGCCTCCTTTTGCCTCAGTTCTTTCCCACGTTCCAGGTATTTTAAGGGAAAGTGGGAACTGAATGGACATCTTGGTTTTGAAAAcaatgtttaaaattattttgaggcTCAAATGACAGTCTTGCAGCTGCTGATCAGAGCTGTGTTCCTGCCCTTTATTCCCAGATTCAGGATGCTAAGGGAGATGTGACAATCACCAACGATGGTGCCACCATCCTGAAACAGATGCAGGTTCTGCACCCTGCAGCCAAAATGGTGAGTGGATTCTTTTCCATCTTGTGTGGATTTGAGGAGCATTACCCAGGATGGTGACAGAGCAGGAGATTTTGTGCCTTGTGCTCCAGGAACATTTGTTTTGATTGTGGCTTGTGCTTAAGAGTCACAAACCTTTATTTATTACCCACGTGCCTTATGCACAGTCCTTCTGTATGTTTTCAAacataagaaaaatgaaaatttaaaaaagaatgtTAAGAAAATGTGGCTCAAACATTCATGTATCATTTGAGAAGGAAAAACTCATATCCCAAACCATTAGGACAGAAGGGAATGAGTGAAAGTATGACCAGGTGGTCTAAGGATACAGTAGCTGGTCCTCTGAGATGTTCAGTGTTCATGGATTTGGTTGTGGTTGGAGCTAAGGTTCCTGTGACCCTCctccagggaaggaaaaagcaaaccTGTTAGATAGGTGTGTTCAGTTttaaatttgggaaaaaaagctcTGCTTCTGGAAGTGAttcactgtccccagctgtaTTTTGGCCAGAGAAGTGTCTGGGTATGGGTAAAcaactctcttttttttttttttttttttttttttgctataatttttcctttagttAGTAGAGCTGTCAAAAGCACAAGACATTGAAGCTGGTGATGGCACCACCTCTGTTGTGGTCATTGCTGGAGCTCTCTTGGATGCCTGTTCCAGACTCCTTCAGAAAGGTAAATAAATTCATGTAGCATGCAGGGACTGTGGGTACTGCAGTCACTTTGTCCTTTTGCACATGTGGGATGGAGCTTAGGGTAGCTGTAATCAGTTGGAAGGGTGAAGGGTGGATCCCACATCCAGAGAAATTGGGGAGTTCCATACAGGGCTGGAAAAGCAGTTTTTGAAAATCTGCAGTTTAATCAGTgtcagcctcctctcaggcatcagctgaacagcagcagctttgggaatggCAAGAGAACTTGGAGGAAGTGTTTCTGGGATGTCAGGGATTGCAGGGGACTTGTCTGTAAGGACAAATCCCTTAGAATGTTACAGCTTTTCCCCCCAGGTTTAATGGCAGCAAATAATAGGGGAGGTCATACATTGCTGAAGAACATTGTGCTGAAATGCTTCAGTTCATTCTGACCTGAGCACCTTGAGTTTTAGAATGGAaagagatggggaagaaaaaccaaaaagaccTGTGTTTGGAAGGGTGGAGTGTCTAACAGGCCTGTGTTATTCTCTGCGCAGGAATTCACCCCACCATCATCTCGGAGTCATTCCAGAAGGCTCTGGACAAAGGGATTGAGGTGCTGACCAACATGGCCCAGCCCGTGGAGCTCAGTGACAGGGAGACCCTGCTGAACAGTGCCACCACCTCCCTCAACTCCAAGGTACAGCTGCCCTgcactggcagctccagcccagccaggccctAAGAAAGAGCAGTTCCATGTTCTGCACATCCCTGGGGTGGGTTCCCTTGGAATCACTCatctgtccctgccatggagcaGCCATGAAGGAGATTCCTTGTTGAGACATCTTTGCTGCAAAACTGGCATCAAATACTGAAACACAACAACAATATTGTTGTGAAAGTGCTGTTCATCAGTGTGAAGCCTCTCACCATGGTTTCTGTACCATTGAATCCCTTAGGTTGTGTGTCAGTATTCCAGTTTACTTTCTCCAATGAGTGTGGATGCAGTGATGAAGGTGATTGACCCATCTACAGCCAATAGTGTGGACCTCAGAGATATTAAAATTGTTAAGAAGCTGGGGTAAGAAACAATTTGTACTTAAACAGATTTTGTCTCTGTGACCTCAGTTTCCCAGAGTGCTGCAGTGATGGGTTCTGTTTGTTTCCAGGGGCACCATTGACGATTGTGAACTGGTTGAGGGACTCGTCCTGACTCAGAAGGTGGCAAACACCGGAGTAACCAGAGTGGAAAAAGCCAAAATTGGCCTCATTCAGTTCTGCTTGTCTGCTCCAAAGACAGATGTAAGTCAGACTGTGGCTAGAGCAAATCCTCATCCTCTAGGACTTGGCACAAGCAAAGAGAATAACaaatggttttttttaagatgctGTGGTGTCAAGTCTATGCCACAGCTAGACTGATGGGCTGCTGGGTCCTAAAAGACATTACAGTTGgtataaaaaaattgtttgaatTATAAATCATGTTTAAATTACGTTTAAAATTGCTTAAACTTCAATTCAGTGTTACCTGAAGTGTCTCTAATAGCATTTTGCTGTTATGCTTATTTGTTTAGAATTACAGCATTTCACACACATTTTGAcacttgcttttctctttttaatttgaaacagATGGACAACCAGATTGTTGTTTCTGATTATGCTCAAATGGACAGAGTGCTGCGTGAGGAGAGAGCCTACATCCTGAACCTGGTGAAGCAGATCAAGAAGGCTGGCTGCAATGTGCTGCTCATTCAGAAGTCCATCCTGAGGTACGTTTatgcccaggcacagctggaattGTGTGGAAAACTGAGGCCAAACACAGGCACACTTGGCAGAGTAGCAGTGGCTGTGCCTGtagaaagcagcagcactgtctgTATTTTGAGTTTGATGGCATCCTCACTTTGTACTCTGAAGAGTTTGAGCACTGAGACCTGACTCCTTCCCTCTCGTTTTCAGGGATGCTCTCAGTGACCTGGCCCTCCATTTTCTGAACAAAGTTAAGATCATGGTGGTTAAAGACATTGAAAGAGAGGACATTGAGTTTATATGTAAGGTAAGGTGGCTCATATAAATGAGCAGCAATGTTTAAAATCTACCCCAATACTAACTGCCCAGCCAGGGCCAATTTATTATGACATGTTCACAAGTTTCATGTTTTGACTATAATGCAAGAGCAGACATTGCCCTAAAAAACATTTCATGCTCTGCTGAGCAGTCACACTTCTGTAGAAGGATTCAGGACAAAAAGCTACAGTCCCTTCTGCATTTTACTGTCCTATGCAGAAGAACAACATGCAGTGTACTTGCTGACTCTGCAGTCAGCCtctggattaatttttttcccattattttttcAGACAATTGGAACTAAGCCTGTGGCTCACATTGACCAGTTCACCCCTGACATGCTGGgttctgctgagctggcagaggaggtCAACTTGAACGGTTCTGGGAAACTAATAAAGGTGAGTGAGGGACAAAATGTCAATCCTACTTAACATCTGTCTGTTACTTTAATAACTGGTGGCTTTGATGTTTTTACTGTGGAATTTATTACATTTAAGTACCTGTTTCTAAGCTCTGGGTAGCGACCAGCTTCGGTGGTGCAGTGGTTTTGCTTGGCCTGACATCAGTGCTGTTACAGGATTTGAAAGTGCCAACGGCAATGTCTTTTTGTCCCAAGCTTTTATTTGTTCCCCAGTGTCAGTATTTGGGTTTATGTTTCAGATCACAGGCTGCACAAACCCTGGGAAAACCGTGAGCATCGTGGTCCGCGGCTCCAACAAATTGGTGCTGGAGGAAGCCGAGCGCTCCATTCACGATGCCCTGTGCGTCATAAGGTGCTTGGTGAAGAAAAGGTAACATCTCCCCTGGGTTATTGTAACTCCTGGAGCCTGGCTGTGTGTGAGGTGAGGTTAATGGGCAtcctgtgccccagggctctgATTGCTGGCGGGGGAGCCCCGGAGATCGAGCTGGCGCTGCGGCTGAACGAGTACGCGCGGACGCTGAAGGGGATGGACTCCTACTGCGTCCGTGCCTACGGGGACGCCCTTGAGGTCATTCCCTCCACCCTGGCTGAGAACGCGGGGCTCAACCCCATCTCCACGGTAACAGAGCTGCGAAACAGACATGCCCAGGGAGAGAAAACTGCTGGCATTAACGTCAGGAAGGTAATGAGGGGTTGGAGTACCTGGGTGTTACAGGGGACATGCTTAACCTCCTAAGGGTTGGACTAGGGAGAGGGCAAGGTGGTAAAATTAGAGAGAAATGACAGCTTGTTCTCTCAGGAGCTCACCCTGAGCATTGATAATAGCACATATTAAATGCTTTATGCACACAACAAGAAACATCTCACATCTCCACAAAAGCGTTTCAGCTACAACCAAAGATCCATTTAGAATGATCCATCAGTAGGAAATGCAGTGGAGGGTGGTCATAAGTTGGGAGTAGCACCAGAGCTTTTTCTCAGCTGGCACTGTTGACCTTTTTCATTGGCTAATTTTCACTGGGTATATCAAGTACCTGGGAAGATGTGTGCTGTAATGCCCCTGTTGCAAGTGAAAGCCCTGTGATAGTCCAGGAGTTGATTGCTCTCAGAATTCTGGTGCTAAATGTGCCTGTAGTGTGTCTTGCACAAAGTGAAGGCTCCTTGTTCCTCTAGGGTGGCATTTCCAACatcctggaggagctggtggtGCAGCCCCTGCTGGTCTCCCTGAGTGCCCTGACCCTTGCCACAGAGACCGTGCGCAGCATTCTCAAGATTGATGATGTGGTGAGTGGTGTTGGCATCCTGGTCTGGGTTATCCTTCCTTCACAAGCACCAGCACTTTGTCATTCACCTGCTGTGCTTCAAAATGTAGTTACTGTGCAGAGTATTCTCAgtttgtgtgctgctgcttAAGACCATTCAGCCTTTTAATAAGTGCAGCTAATGAATTATAAATACTGCATCATAAAGCAAGGCATTAGAGTCACTAAAAGGCCAGGATCTTTATCAAAGGAGGAATTGTGATGTATCCCGTGCTTCTGCCTGACTGTGTGTCCTCCCTGCAGGTGAACACACGAGGATAAGCTGAGCACAGGTGGGGACCAAGGCCTCGAGCTCCTGCCGTGTAGCTGGAATTTGGACTCCTCACCAAAAGCGCCTGTGGGAATTGTCTTAAACTCCACCAAGACTGACGTACTTTGATCAGGTTTAACTTAAGTAACAGTTggttttcagaaagaaaatgctgttttatcAATAAACATGCAGTAGTCTACCTGACTCTTTGCTGTATaattttgttgggtttggttACATTTGCTTTTCTCCGCTCCTGTTTAGACTAAAACATTTAAGGTGACCGATCACCTCTTGTGATATATTCTAAAAACACCCTTGAAGTGCTCTCCAGTAACACTGAGCTGGCTTAGAGCTGCCTCTCCCAATGCCTTCCCTGAGGGAGTGGTGGTGCTGCCCTCAGTGGTGCCTCTGGGAGGATCTGTGCAGTGGGAGCCCCTCCCATTCCTGGctctcctgagctctgcagcgATTCCTGCTGCCGTCCCATGatccagagccctgcagggtgtTCTTCACAGCCgtgcctccccctgcccccagAATAACTGCCTTTCCCAAAGCTGCTGAGAAGTCAAAAGTACCCTGCTATATAGTAATGCAAATCAGATTTCCAACTTCTAATTCTTAGCCTTACATTCTAAATTAACCCTTTCATCGTCATTATTGCTATATTGAAACAACCTGATTCCTTTTAATGTTTAAAGGAGAGtgtttcttccatttcttctcTCATTTCCACTAATGATTGGTTGGAGCATGGTGTTGACCTGCTGTTATGACTTACCAAGTAGAACAAACAGAATAACTCAACTACTAATTAATAAATTAGACAATCAATTTAGGCATTAATGCTCTGCATTAATTATTCATTGCCTGTTTAAAATTGCAAATAGTGCCTTACCCCACAGGTAACATCTTAGTTCAGGTACTATGATTAAAGCTTTTATCCCCCATTACGATTCTTGACAAGAATTCCAGCAACAATTGTGTGTGATTTTACCACAAAAAGTATTTGTAATTTCACTACATTAAACAGGTCCATCCAGCATTCATTCCTCTTTGTAGAGGAAGAATGTTCCTGCTTGTCCTGATAGAGGATAGGACATTCTTAGGGCAGAATGTTCCTGGTTTAGGATAGAATATTCCTAGGGCAGAATACTCGTGTTTATCCTGGTTTAGGATAAAATACTCCTAGGACAGAAtgcttctgctcctcctggtTTAGGATAGAACGTTCCTAGCCAGAATGCTCCTGCATATACTGGTTTAGGACAGAACATTCCTAGGACAgaatgctcctgctcctcctggttTAGGATGGAATATTCCCAGGACAGAATGTTCTGGTTTAGGATAGAATATTCCTAGGACAGAATATTCCTGTTTATCCTGGTTTAGGATAGAATATTTCTAGGACAGAGTATTCCTGCATATCCTGGTTGCAGATAGAATATTCCTAGGACAGAatgctcctgcttttcctggtttAGCCTTACCCTCATATTGCTTACCTGAAGTACAAATATGAAACCGGAAAAAGCTTAGTAACTTCAGGGCGCAAAACCCGCGGGCTCGCCAGCGACAATTAGAGGTTCCCACTAAAATCCTGCGAGAAACCAGCTAAAGCTCCGCACGGGCAGCGGCGGCGCTCGCTGCGGGCGttcccggggccgcccccgcggggcggggcggagcGCTCGGAGCCGCCGCCTGGCCTGGCATGGAGGACGCGCACCGGGCCGCCCGCCTGGCCGCCGCCTGCCTGCGCACGCCGCTCGACCCGCGCACACGGGCCCCCGCCGCGCTCTACGAGCGGGgaccgccgcccgccgccgcgcAGGTACCGCGGGCTCCCCGATCCCGCTCCGCACACGGGGCTCGGCGCTGCCTCCCCGGGCACgggggacacacggacacagacacacagacgcGGGCGGGGGACACCTGGCAGATGGCCCGGGCACAGCAGCGCCGATCCCTTAATGCGCTTGCGGAGCAGATGgaggcactgcctgccctgccctgcgctccctgggaagggctggggccGCTCCGCGGGGCGAGGAGACAAGCGGGGTTTGAACACGCCGGTTCGGCAGGTGCGGGGTGCTGGATCCCAACACTTCAGGATTTTTGCAGTGATAACGtgacaaaacataaaaaatatttttctttttttttctttttttgttggaaTGTCAGAGCTTATTAAAATACCCCTGAGTTGAAAAGTAATACTctaattatatttataaagaAACTGGCTgatgactttatttttttgcttagAACAAAATGAAGCTTTTGTGATGCTTCCTGCTAACCTGGTTTCAATAACTTCTCTGACTTGTGTAAGCTTTAAAAATGCTTAAAGGATGTTAACTGCACACAGCTGCAAGCTGACAAATAGTACTGGAAATATAAGCTGTGCAGAATTCCTGTCATTTCACAGCAAGTTATAGAAATGGCATAAATATTTATGCATCACACCTCTACTGACTTATTTTTAGAGTGGTTATGGAACTAGGAGGCAGAGAAGGTTCTGTTTGC
This window encodes:
- the CCT4 gene encoding T-complex protein 1 subunit delta, whose translation is MPESAAGRAPAGAGGKAKGAYQDRDKPAQIRFSNIAAGKAVADAIRTSLGPKGMDKMIQDAKGDVTITNDGATILKQMQVLHPAAKMLVELSKAQDIEAGDGTTSVVVIAGALLDACSRLLQKGIHPTIISESFQKALDKGIEVLTNMAQPVELSDRETLLNSATTSLNSKVVCQYSSLLSPMSVDAVMKVIDPSTANSVDLRDIKIVKKLGGTIDDCELVEGLVLTQKVANTGVTRVEKAKIGLIQFCLSAPKTDMDNQIVVSDYAQMDRVLREERAYILNLVKQIKKAGCNVLLIQKSILRDALSDLALHFLNKVKIMVVKDIEREDIEFICKTIGTKPVAHIDQFTPDMLGSAELAEEVNLNGSGKLIKITGCTNPGKTVSIVVRGSNKLVLEEAERSIHDALCVIRCLVKKRALIAGGGAPEIELALRLNEYARTLKGMDSYCVRAYGDALEVIPSTLAENAGLNPISTVTELRNRHAQGEKTAGINVRKGGISNILEELVVQPLLVSLSALTLATETVRSILKIDDVVNTRG